A region of Rhodohalobacter barkolensis DNA encodes the following proteins:
- a CDS encoding NAD-dependent epimerase/dehydratase family protein has product MSKILITGACGQLGSELTTELRNIYGTENVVASDIREPIGDGPFEQLDVMDKARIEEVIEKYNITVIYHLAALLSANAEKNIDLAWRLNMDGLLNVLNIAREKNLERIFWPSSIAVFGPDAPKKDTPQNTATNPTTVYGITKVAGEQWCAYFYNKFGVDVRSLRYPGLIGYKSLPGGGTTDYAVDIYHKALAGEKFSCFLEADAALPMMYMSDAVKATIDLMQVPEEKVKVRTSYNVSAISFTPEEIAKSIKKQIPGFEIEYEPDYRQEIASSWPDSIDDSAARSDWGWKHEFDLDKMTADIFKNLPQIIEKAES; this is encoded by the coding sequence ATGAGTAAAATCTTAATAACCGGAGCCTGCGGGCAGCTGGGAAGTGAGCTGACCACAGAATTGAGAAATATCTATGGGACAGAGAATGTAGTTGCATCCGATATTCGTGAGCCGATTGGTGATGGACCGTTTGAACAGCTGGATGTGATGGATAAAGCACGAATTGAAGAGGTAATCGAGAAGTATAATATTACTGTTATTTATCATCTTGCTGCTCTGCTTTCAGCTAATGCAGAAAAAAATATCGATCTGGCCTGGAGGCTCAACATGGATGGCCTTCTCAATGTGCTGAATATTGCGAGGGAGAAAAATTTGGAGAGAATTTTTTGGCCAAGCTCAATTGCCGTTTTTGGTCCCGATGCACCCAAAAAAGATACGCCGCAAAACACCGCAACCAATCCAACCACGGTTTATGGAATTACGAAAGTAGCAGGTGAGCAGTGGTGTGCCTATTTCTACAACAAGTTTGGCGTGGATGTGCGCAGTCTTCGCTATCCCGGTTTGATTGGCTACAAATCTCTGCCCGGTGGCGGTACGACAGACTATGCTGTGGATATTTACCACAAAGCACTGGCAGGTGAAAAGTTCTCATGTTTTCTGGAAGCGGATGCAGCCCTTCCAATGATGTATATGAGCGATGCAGTAAAAGCTACGATCGATCTGATGCAGGTTCCTGAAGAAAAGGTGAAAGTGCGAACAAGCTACAATGTCTCGGCGATCAGTTTTACGCCGGAGGAGATTGCCAAATCCATCAAAAAACAGATTCCCGGTTTTGAAATTGAATATGAACCGGACTACCGGCAGGAGATCGCCTCCTCCTGGCCCGATAGCATTGATGATTCGGCAGCCCGTTCCGACTGGGGTTGGAAGCATGAGTTCGATCTGGACAAGATGACAGCAGACATTTTCAAAAACTTACCTCAGATTATCGAAAAGGCAGAAAGCTAA
- a CDS encoding endonuclease domain-containing protein translates to MKKSILIKRSRHLQKLGKNWVLLIRTWLGSSPPEQGGDRGGCLLELQLRPSIFRDRAMLNPKKTKNQRRYLRKNMTKWEVRLWSDLKGKKMFGFKVRRQFGVGNYIIDFYCPELKLAIEVDGDVHHFSDKKKADNAKNGYVNELGIKMVRIQNSDFNEDYETVLKHLERVFIVRAKEFGLTIDDA, encoded by the coding sequence ATGAAAAAGAGCATCTTGATAAAGCGATCGAGGCATTTACAGAAGTTGGGAAAGAACTGGGTGTTATTGATTAGAACATGGTTAGGGAGTTCCCCTCCTGAGCAAGGAGGGGACAGGGGAGGTTGCCTCCTTGAATTACAACTCAGGCCATCAATTTTCCGTGATAGAGCAATGTTAAATCCCAAAAAGACCAAAAACCAACGCCGTTATCTTCGGAAGAATATGACAAAATGGGAAGTGCGTCTTTGGAGTGATCTGAAGGGGAAGAAAATGTTTGGTTTTAAAGTAAGAAGACAATTTGGAGTTGGTAACTATATTATCGATTTCTATTGTCCGGAGTTAAAGCTGGCTATTGAAGTTGATGGAGATGTCCATCACTTTTCTGATAAAAAGAAAGCTGATAATGCTAAAAATGGCTATGTGAATGAACTTGGGATTAAAATGGTGAGGATTCAAAATTCAGATTTTAATGAAGATTACGAAACCGTTTTGAAACACCTTGAAAGAGTATTTATAGTCCGGGCTAAAGAGTTTGGACTTACAATTGATGATGCTTGA
- the kbl gene encoding glycine C-acetyltransferase, translated as MYSNLKDDLQAELDQIKKDGLYKEERVITTPQGAVIKTTKGAEVINFCANNYLGLSSHPRVVEAAKKTIDEYGYGMSSVRFICGTQTIHKELEAKISEFLGTEDTILYAAAFDANGGVFEPLLGKEDAIISDQLNHASIIDGVRLCKAQRYVYKHNDMADLEEQLKAASGARTKIIATDGVFSMDGTIAQLDKICDLADKYDALVMSDECHSTGFVGKTGRGVHEYRDVMGRVDIITGTLGKALGGASGGFTAAHKEIVDMLRQRSRPYLFSNTLAPAITGASIEVLKLLSETTELRDKLEDNTTYFRKAMTDAGFDIKPGNHPIVPVMLYDAKVSQDFAEKLLEKGIYVIGFYYPVVPKGEARIRVQLSAIHEKEHLDKAIEAFTEVGKELGVID; from the coding sequence ATGTATTCAAATCTGAAAGACGATCTGCAAGCTGAACTGGATCAAATCAAAAAAGATGGACTGTATAAAGAGGAGCGTGTCATAACAACGCCTCAGGGTGCCGTCATCAAAACGACGAAAGGGGCTGAAGTAATCAATTTTTGCGCAAATAACTATCTCGGATTGTCATCTCATCCCCGGGTGGTTGAAGCCGCCAAGAAAACGATTGATGAGTACGGTTATGGGATGTCGTCGGTTCGATTCATTTGCGGTACGCAGACGATTCACAAAGAGCTGGAAGCAAAAATCTCGGAGTTTTTAGGCACAGAGGATACGATTCTTTACGCTGCTGCATTTGATGCTAACGGAGGAGTGTTTGAGCCGCTTCTTGGAAAAGAGGACGCCATTATTTCCGATCAGCTGAATCACGCTTCTATTATTGATGGTGTTCGGTTGTGCAAGGCGCAGCGATACGTGTACAAGCACAACGATATGGCGGATCTTGAAGAGCAGCTGAAAGCAGCATCCGGTGCGCGGACAAAAATCATCGCCACAGACGGAGTCTTCTCGATGGACGGAACCATTGCTCAGCTTGACAAAATTTGCGACCTGGCCGATAAGTATGACGCTTTGGTGATGAGTGACGAGTGCCACTCTACCGGATTTGTCGGTAAAACCGGTCGTGGAGTACACGAATACAGAGATGTGATGGGTAGGGTGGATATCATCACAGGAACGCTGGGTAAGGCACTTGGCGGTGCATCCGGCGGATTTACGGCTGCCCACAAAGAGATTGTAGATATGTTGCGACAGCGTTCACGTCCGTACCTCTTTTCAAATACACTGGCTCCTGCCATCACCGGGGCATCCATTGAAGTGTTAAAACTGTTGAGTGAAACAACGGAATTGAGAGACAAGCTGGAAGATAACACCACCTATTTCCGAAAAGCGATGACAGATGCCGGATTTGATATCAAGCCGGGGAATCATCCAATTGTGCCGGTGATGCTGTACGATGCGAAAGTATCGCAGGATTTTGCCGAAAAACTTCTCGAGAAAGGAATTTATGTGATCGGTTTTTACTACCCGGTTGTACCAAAAGGCGAAGCAAGGATTCGGGTTCAATTATCGGCTATCCATGAAAAAGAGCATCTTGATAAAGCGATCGAGGCATTTACAGAAGTTGGGAAAGAACTGGGTGTTATTGATTAG
- a CDS encoding NfeD family protein yields MDADLLTWIFLGGGLLLMLLELALPGGVALFLGFSGITVGVLRFLGLLSSTGASIAVWLILSVVLTIAIRPFIKKYLKPESYFKYADEDYEAMDQIVEVIEEINEEDNSGRIRLDGTSWRAKSLDGTIKAGEKVRIQYRENTTWIVEALGVKEPSKEQLKNRNRN; encoded by the coding sequence ATGGATGCAGATCTTCTTACCTGGATTTTTCTCGGTGGCGGCCTTTTGTTGATGCTGCTCGAATTGGCACTTCCGGGAGGTGTTGCCCTATTCCTGGGATTCAGTGGAATAACAGTCGGTGTGCTTCGGTTTTTAGGACTTCTTTCAAGCACCGGAGCCTCTATCGCTGTATGGCTGATACTGTCCGTGGTCCTTACCATTGCAATTCGTCCGTTTATAAAAAAATATTTAAAACCGGAGAGTTATTTTAAGTATGCGGACGAGGATTACGAAGCGATGGATCAAATAGTTGAAGTCATCGAAGAGATCAATGAAGAGGATAACAGCGGGAGAATTCGGCTTGACGGAACAAGCTGGAGAGCCAAATCTCTTGACGGCACCATCAAAGCGGGTGAAAAAGTACGAATCCAATACCGCGAAAACACAACCTGGATTGTAGAAGCCCTGGGCGTAAAAGAGCCATCAAAAGAACAACTTAAAAACCGAAATAGAAACTGA
- a CDS encoding SPFH domain-containing protein, whose amino-acid sequence MWTALLIFFAILFVIITRLFIIVEFREEVIQERLGKYKKTLSPGFHFMIPFVDRAAYRQEMREQVIDVPSQTCITKDNIEVAVDGLIYIKVMDAYRASYGISNYIAAAVNLAQTTMRSEIGKITLDDTFSERDMMNENIVEEIDKAADPWGIKVMRYEIKNISPSNDIVDTMEKQMEAEREKRAEITNSEGYREARINESKGEQQSQILISEAQRQRRINEAKGRAKEIELIATATANGIRRVSKAIEKPGGDIAVKTKLVEQYIDQFGKIIKSTNVSVLPTETANLKTFFEGVGTLNRHTQNSHSSSSANPQGPTS is encoded by the coding sequence ATGTGGACAGCACTACTCATATTTTTTGCAATCCTTTTTGTGATTATAACTCGACTTTTCATCATTGTGGAGTTCCGTGAAGAGGTCATCCAGGAGCGTCTTGGAAAATATAAAAAAACGCTATCTCCGGGCTTTCATTTTATGATACCCTTTGTTGATCGTGCCGCATACCGGCAGGAGATGCGAGAACAGGTGATTGATGTACCGAGCCAAACCTGTATTACCAAAGATAATATTGAAGTGGCCGTTGACGGGCTGATCTACATTAAGGTGATGGATGCGTACCGCGCCAGCTACGGAATTTCGAATTACATAGCCGCGGCAGTTAATCTTGCGCAAACCACCATGCGGAGCGAAATCGGTAAAATTACGCTCGACGATACGTTTTCGGAACGGGATATGATGAACGAGAATATTGTGGAAGAGATCGATAAGGCCGCCGACCCCTGGGGAATTAAGGTAATGCGGTACGAGATCAAAAATATTAGTCCCTCCAATGATATTGTAGATACCATGGAGAAGCAGATGGAGGCCGAGCGTGAAAAGCGTGCTGAAATCACAAATTCTGAAGGGTACAGGGAAGCACGGATTAACGAATCAAAGGGAGAGCAACAAAGCCAGATTTTAATCTCAGAAGCTCAGCGGCAGCGTAGAATCAACGAAGCTAAAGGACGGGCAAAGGAGATTGAGTTGATTGCAACCGCAACTGCCAATGGAATCCGGCGGGTTTCCAAAGCCATTGAAAAACCGGGCGGTGATATAGCCGTCAAGACAAAACTTGTAGAGCAGTATATCGACCAGTTTGGCAAAATTATTAAGAGTACAAATGTTTCAGTTCTCCCAACAGAGACTGCCAACCTAAAAACATTTTTTGAGGGCGTTGGAACACTTAATCGACACACTCAAAACAGTCATTCATCTTCATCAGCTAATCCGCAGGGGCCAACATCATGA
- a CDS encoding SPFH domain-containing protein produces the protein MSALNIFSQVVLAIFAIYLTFKFLQALRLVPNQYAHIVERLGNYHKTLGPGFHALIPFVDKVVYKQDLREETIEVEPQECFTKDNVKVEVDGVLYLSVVDPVNASYGITNYRYAAVQLAQTTTRSVIGLLDLDETFEERAKMSKKVVEVLGDVERLWGIRVHRYEIKNINTPRTVQKAMERQMTAERERRAVIAKSEGVRDSNVNDAQGRRAEMVNISEAEMQRRINEAEGWANEIEAIAEATAVSIEQIADAISQPKGKEAMKLQLKQKYLKVLDGLGKDENQIILPKDITNYDSLIEGLSLEQLDEVEDTPKK, from the coding sequence ATGAGTGCATTAAATATTTTTAGCCAGGTTGTACTGGCGATTTTTGCGATCTATCTGACGTTTAAATTTTTACAGGCACTACGCCTTGTGCCCAATCAATACGCGCACATCGTGGAGCGTCTCGGGAATTACCACAAAACGCTTGGACCCGGATTTCACGCCCTGATTCCTTTTGTGGATAAGGTCGTTTACAAGCAGGACCTGCGTGAGGAAACCATTGAGGTAGAACCCCAGGAATGTTTCACCAAAGACAATGTAAAAGTTGAGGTGGATGGTGTTCTTTATCTTAGCGTAGTCGATCCCGTGAACGCCAGTTATGGGATCACCAACTATCGATACGCCGCAGTGCAACTCGCGCAAACCACCACGCGTTCTGTGATTGGACTTCTGGACCTTGACGAAACGTTCGAGGAACGAGCCAAGATGAGCAAGAAAGTGGTTGAAGTGTTGGGAGATGTGGAGCGCTTGTGGGGAATTCGCGTGCATCGATATGAAATCAAAAACATCAATACTCCCCGTACCGTACAAAAAGCGATGGAGCGTCAAATGACGGCTGAAAGAGAGCGACGGGCCGTAATCGCTAAATCTGAAGGTGTTCGGGACTCAAACGTAAATGACGCCCAGGGACGAAGAGCCGAAATGGTAAACATCTCCGAGGCAGAAATGCAGCGCAGAATAAACGAAGCGGAAGGTTGGGCCAATGAGATTGAGGCGATCGCCGAAGCCACCGCCGTTTCCATCGAGCAGATAGCCGATGCCATATCACAGCCTAAGGGGAAAGAGGCGATGAAACTGCAGCTAAAACAGAAATACTTAAAAGTACTGGACGGACTGGGCAAAGATGAGAATCAAATCATTTTGCCGAAAGACATCACAAACTACGATTCATTGATAGAAGGCCTTTCCCTCGAGCAGCTTGACGAGGTTGAGGATACACCTAAAAAGTAG
- a CDS encoding DNA polymerase Y family protein, which yields MDPKEYTDYDLEQDVHRITLYSTVAKEHQHISRKKRLYLHLDMNCFYAQVEQQAYNLYGLPVAMGGWRKPNGVARGIVATASYEARALGVKTAMSAFEASQICPYLVFKQIDYDKYKAISRQLKSILDSYSPEVEKYSMDEYFMDITFLLRKARSQLEAYARKLKEEIYRRLGLVCSVGIATSKTYSKLASDLQKPKGLSLILTPDDAAQYIYPLPIDEVWGIGRRRYEHLKKYNIHTIGDAIKQGKGPFQKLFGEMQGQLFWETVAGRDKARVLIDEVHIPDEVSYMHTFSDWTDNPIEVKGEIVKAVRKVCYRMRGYQRKARRWGCHIRYQEAHWEGHSFTFTTAGFTNLDDYVLDACLTEAMRIVNSALERNIKIRGIGLHTIEMQQTEQGELFFQEDNDLRGLTRAADCLNNCYGPDTVAKAAIHESVKGNTHFVNRS from the coding sequence ATGGACCCGAAAGAGTATACCGATTATGATCTGGAACAGGATGTGCATCGCATAACGCTATACAGCACGGTAGCGAAAGAGCATCAGCACATTTCCCGTAAAAAGAGATTATATCTGCATCTGGATATGAACTGTTTTTATGCTCAGGTTGAACAGCAGGCCTACAACCTGTACGGGTTACCGGTAGCGATGGGAGGATGGAGAAAACCGAACGGCGTGGCACGTGGTATTGTGGCAACGGCCAGCTACGAGGCGCGTGCCCTGGGGGTGAAAACTGCCATGAGCGCGTTTGAGGCGTCACAAATTTGTCCATACCTGGTGTTTAAACAGATCGACTATGATAAGTACAAAGCGATCAGCCGACAACTGAAATCGATTCTCGACTCCTACTCACCGGAAGTGGAGAAATACTCGATGGATGAGTACTTCATGGACATCACATTTCTGCTCAGAAAGGCTCGCTCGCAACTGGAGGCGTATGCCCGGAAACTGAAAGAGGAAATTTATCGGAGGCTTGGGCTTGTCTGTTCGGTGGGCATTGCAACCAGTAAAACCTATTCAAAACTGGCGTCAGATCTGCAGAAGCCAAAAGGGCTTTCTCTGATTCTCACACCGGATGATGCCGCCCAATATATCTACCCGCTCCCGATTGATGAGGTGTGGGGTATAGGGCGGAGGCGATACGAACACCTGAAGAAGTACAATATTCACACCATCGGGGATGCCATCAAGCAGGGGAAAGGTCCGTTTCAGAAACTTTTTGGTGAGATGCAGGGACAGCTCTTCTGGGAAACGGTAGCCGGACGTGACAAGGCGCGGGTGCTGATCGATGAGGTTCATATTCCGGATGAAGTAAGCTACATGCACACGTTTTCGGACTGGACAGACAATCCCATTGAAGTGAAAGGGGAGATTGTAAAAGCCGTACGGAAGGTCTGCTACCGAATGCGCGGATATCAGCGAAAAGCAAGGCGTTGGGGGTGTCATATTCGTTACCAAGAGGCGCATTGGGAAGGGCACTCTTTTACCTTTACCACAGCGGGATTTACCAATCTGGACGACTACGTACTGGACGCATGCCTGACTGAGGCGATGCGAATTGTGAACAGTGCACTGGAGAGAAATATCAAAATCAGGGGAATTGGTCTGCACACCATCGAAATGCAGCAGACGGAACAGGGCGAGCTATTTTTTCAGGAAGATAACGATTTGAGGGGACTGACCCGTGCGGCCGACTGCCTGAATAACTGCTACGGACCCGATACGGTAGCAAAAGCGGCTATTCACGAAAGCGTAAAAGGGAACACCCATTTTGTGAATCGAAGTTAA
- a CDS encoding SOS response-associated peptidase, whose amino-acid sequence MCGRYVLKITLQELQQKYGATPEGIFTIEENYNVAPSLHMPVIVQQGDQRKIDKYRWGLIPFWAKEINSGYSMINARAESLEQKKSYASPFKSKRCVIPANGFYEWKKAGGEKIPHYITQKRSELINFAGLYEEWKPQKEGEAPIKSFTIITTDANKPISELHDRMPAMLLDEELDIWLDPENKDTDSLKDLLRPWPNDDISFYRVGKEVNSARNSGKQLINPYRDLFS is encoded by the coding sequence ATGTGCGGACGCTATGTTTTAAAAATCACCTTGCAGGAGCTCCAACAGAAATATGGGGCAACTCCCGAAGGAATATTTACCATTGAAGAGAATTACAATGTTGCTCCAAGCCTGCATATGCCGGTCATTGTTCAGCAGGGAGACCAGCGAAAGATTGACAAGTATCGCTGGGGACTGATTCCATTCTGGGCAAAAGAGATCAACTCGGGCTACTCGATGATCAATGCCAGGGCGGAATCGCTTGAACAAAAGAAGTCTTACGCTTCCCCCTTCAAATCAAAACGATGTGTGATACCGGCCAATGGTTTTTATGAATGGAAGAAAGCCGGCGGAGAAAAAATCCCTCATTACATTACTCAAAAACGGTCGGAGTTGATAAACTTTGCCGGGCTCTATGAGGAGTGGAAACCACAGAAAGAGGGCGAGGCTCCCATCAAAAGTTTCACCATTATCACAACCGATGCCAACAAACCCATTTCTGAACTTCACGACCGGATGCCGGCCATGCTGCTGGATGAAGAACTGGATATCTGGCTCGACCCGGAAAACAAGGATACAGACTCCCTCAAAGATCTGCTGCGTCCATGGCCAAATGATGACATCTCTTTCTATCGGGTAGGCAAAGAGGTGAACAGCGCCAGAAATTCAGGCAAGCAACTCATCAACCCCTACCGGGATCTTTTCTCATAA
- the groL gene encoding chaperonin GroEL (60 kDa chaperone family; promotes refolding of misfolded polypeptides especially under stressful conditions; forms two stacked rings of heptamers to form a barrel-shaped 14mer; ends can be capped by GroES; misfolded proteins enter the barrel where they are refolded when GroES binds), whose translation MSAKLVHYDAEARDALKRGVDKLANAVKVTLGPRGRNVVIEKSFGAPTVTKDGVTVAKEIELSDKVENMGAQMVREVASKTNDNAGDGTTTATVLAQSIIQTGLKNVTAGANPMELKRGIETAVDAVVKELKALSKPVGDSLDSIRQVGTISANGDEEIGNNIADAMEKVGKDGVITVEEAKGTETYLETVEGMQFDRGYLSPYFVTNSENMTTEMEDPYILIFDKKISAMKDLLPILEKVIQTNKPLLIIAEDIEGEALATLVVNKLRGSLKIAAVKAPGFGDRRKAMLEDIAILTGGTVISEERGYKLENATLDFLGTADRLNITKDDTTLVGGNGKSDDIKARINQIKSQIENTTSDYDREKLQERLAKLSGGVAVLYIGAASEVEMKEKKARVEDALHATRAAVEEGIVPGGGVAFLRTLKVFDKLKAENGDQEVGFNIIKRALEAPLRAIANNAGVEGSIVVQKVLEGKDAFGYNARTEVYEDLIKAGVIDPTKVTRTALENAASVAGLMLTTEAVVVDKPSKNDDDDDGGMPGGMPGGMGGMGGMGGMM comes from the coding sequence ATGTCAGCAAAACTAGTTCATTACGATGCGGAAGCACGCGACGCACTAAAACGCGGCGTGGATAAGCTTGCGAACGCAGTTAAAGTTACATTGGGCCCTCGCGGAAGAAATGTAGTTATTGAGAAATCTTTCGGAGCACCAACCGTAACCAAAGATGGTGTAACCGTAGCTAAAGAGATTGAACTCTCTGATAAGGTTGAAAATATGGGCGCACAGATGGTACGTGAAGTTGCGTCTAAAACAAATGACAATGCGGGTGACGGTACAACAACGGCTACCGTATTGGCTCAGTCCATTATTCAAACCGGTCTGAAAAACGTTACTGCCGGTGCAAACCCAATGGAACTGAAGCGTGGTATTGAAACTGCGGTTGATGCGGTTGTAAAAGAGCTGAAGGCTCTGAGCAAACCTGTTGGCGACAGTCTCGACAGTATCCGTCAGGTTGGAACCATTTCTGCAAACGGCGACGAAGAGATCGGTAATAACATTGCCGATGCTATGGAGAAAGTTGGTAAAGATGGTGTGATTACCGTTGAAGAGGCAAAAGGTACTGAAACCTACCTCGAAACTGTAGAAGGTATGCAGTTCGACAGAGGATACCTCTCTCCATACTTTGTGACCAACAGTGAGAATATGACCACTGAAATGGAAGATCCTTACATCCTGATTTTCGACAAGAAGATCTCTGCGATGAAGGACCTGCTTCCAATCCTTGAGAAAGTGATTCAAACCAACAAGCCGCTGCTGATTATCGCCGAAGATATTGAAGGCGAAGCACTGGCTACTCTGGTTGTGAACAAACTGCGCGGATCATTGAAGATTGCAGCTGTAAAAGCTCCGGGCTTTGGCGACAGAAGAAAAGCAATGCTCGAAGATATCGCAATTCTGACCGGCGGTACCGTAATCAGCGAAGAGCGCGGTTACAAGCTTGAAAATGCGACTCTCGACTTCCTCGGTACAGCAGATCGACTAAACATTACTAAAGACGATACAACTCTCGTTGGCGGTAATGGCAAGTCTGATGACATTAAAGCACGTATCAATCAGATTAAATCTCAGATCGAGAACACAACTTCTGACTACGACCGTGAGAAGCTGCAAGAGCGTCTTGCCAAACTAAGCGGCGGAGTTGCAGTACTTTACATCGGAGCTGCTTCTGAAGTTGAAATGAAAGAGAAGAAAGCTCGCGTTGAAGATGCCCTGCACGCAACACGTGCTGCCGTAGAAGAGGGAATTGTTCCCGGCGGTGGTGTGGCATTCCTGAGAACGTTGAAAGTTTTCGATAAACTGAAAGCTGAAAACGGCGATCAGGAAGTTGGATTCAACATCATTAAGCGTGCGCTTGAAGCTCCATTGAGAGCTATTGCAAACAACGCCGGTGTTGAAGGATCCATCGTTGTACAGAAAGTGCTTGAAGGAAAAGACGCTTTCGGTTACAACGCTCGTACCGAAGTATACGAAGATCTGATCAAAGCGGGTGTTATCGACCCAACGAAAGTAACCCGAACCGCACTTGAAAATGCTGCCTCAGTTGCCGGCTTGATGCTGACAACCGAAGCTGTAGTCGTCGACAAACCATCAAAGAATGATGATGACGACGATGGCGGAATGCCAGGTGGTATGCCGGGCGGAATGGGAGGAATGGGCGGCATGGGAGGAATGATGTAA
- the groES gene encoding co-chaperone GroES gives MASIKPLSDRVLVRPIEAEEKTSSGIIIPDTAKEKPQRGTVVEAGPGKVENGNKIDMSVKKGDEVLYGKYSGTEVTLDGEEYLIMRESDILGIVS, from the coding sequence ATGGCTAGTATAAAACCATTAAGCGATCGAGTGCTTGTTCGCCCGATCGAAGCTGAAGAAAAAACCAGCTCCGGAATTATCATCCCTGACACTGCAAAAGAGAAACCACAACGGGGAACCGTGGTTGAGGCAGGTCCCGGAAAAGTTGAAAACGGGAACAAGATCGACATGTCTGTTAAGAAAGGAGATGAAGTCCTCTACGGAAAGTATTCCGGAACCGAAGTTACTCTTGATGGTGAAGAGTATCTGATTATGAGAGAATCAGACATTCTCGGTATTGTATCCTAA
- the rsmA gene encoding 16S rRNA (adenine(1518)-N(6)/adenine(1519)-N(6))-dimethyltransferase RsmA, with amino-acid sequence MANHPRTKKSLGQHFLKDPNMIRKIVDSIPAQKSDRIVEIGPGAGAITGLILQEYDDVVAVEIDQRMVEHLSAEHPNLKIVHGDILKSDWSEFVVADKPVHVVGNLPYYITSQILFKVLEYRKHIQSALLMMQKEVAERIVADPRSKEYGILSVQTQLMSSPVILFDVPPGVFSPPPNVNSAVLKLTFDRPDMTCSDKNLKTVVRMAFNQRRKKLSNALRRLDAELPEDEFDFNLRAEALTPDMYEKLTARLEQLGTFS; translated from the coding sequence ATGGCGAATCATCCCAGAACAAAAAAAAGTTTAGGCCAGCATTTTTTGAAGGATCCCAATATGATCCGGAAAATTGTGGATTCCATCCCGGCTCAAAAGAGCGACAGAATTGTGGAAATTGGTCCGGGAGCAGGTGCTATTACCGGTTTGATACTGCAAGAGTATGATGATGTAGTGGCCGTGGAGATTGATCAGAGAATGGTTGAGCATCTTTCGGCAGAGCATCCGAATCTGAAAATTGTTCATGGGGATATTTTAAAAAGCGATTGGTCCGAATTTGTAGTTGCCGACAAGCCTGTTCATGTAGTTGGGAATCTTCCGTACTACATCACCAGTCAGATTTTATTTAAAGTTTTGGAGTATAGAAAGCATATTCAATCTGCACTGTTGATGATGCAGAAAGAGGTAGCAGAGAGAATTGTGGCCGACCCGCGAAGTAAAGAGTACGGAATATTGAGTGTTCAGACTCAGCTGATGAGCAGTCCGGTGATTTTGTTTGATGTTCCGCCCGGTGTTTTTTCACCGCCGCCAAATGTGAACAGCGCCGTGTTAAAATTGACATTCGACAGGCCGGATATGACATGTTCGGATAAGAATTTAAAAACGGTTGTGCGCATGGCGTTCAATCAGAGAAGAAAGAAATTGAGCAATGCCCTGAGGCGGTTGGATGCGGAGTTGCCGGAAGATGAATTCGACTTTAACTTACGAGCCGAAGCACTGACGCCCGACATGTATGAAAAGTTGACAGCCCGCCTTGAACAACTTGGCACATTTTCATGA